TAATCATTGTTGGAAAACGCAACAAGCATCCAATATTTTCGAAGAAGAAGCAGCTAGCTCGTACGCCCTAGATTCCACCAATAAATTTACTCAAAAAAAACCCACACACATACACAATTTCACAAAAATGTTAACAACACGGTACCTCCCTATTCTTCTTTGCCTTTATCTCTGCTCACTCCCCTTTAATAAGTGTATCACGTGAAAATGAGGACACTTTCTTTTTCTGGCTCTTGTGCTGGCTAACTTTCTGCAGTggacatttgtggcggttttcaGCTGCCACAAAATGTTGCCAGACCGCCACAAATGTTGCTGCAAAATAGTGGCAACATCTGTGGCGTTTTCTCAACAATTGTGGCGGATAGAAACTGTCACAAGTGTCCACTACAGAAAATTGAGAGGATTTGTTCCCGTGAAAAAGTGTGAAGACTTCAGCCACCGACTTTAGTTTGCTAGAATCCAAATCTTAGCTAATTTAGCTAGTTAGTTACTTAGCTAATagtataattagttattaatgaaAGTAGTTCTATTTTTTGTTCCTAGCTTCTATTCTAGGCTCGCCATCCTCTCCCCCAATACTCTTCACTAACCTTCAAACCCCAAATCACCATTTACCCCCCAAACCCCACACACATATATAATTTGACAGTCCTCGAATTATAGTTCAAGTAGTAAGAATTAGGGGACATGTAGGTTGAGTGAAGGATGTCCAGATCAACCTAtaacgggtgcaatttatctttccgatgtaaaaaaaaaacatatacaaTTTGACAAAAATGTAGGGACCAAAtttgtccccgaatgatagctcaaatggCAAGAGTTAAAGACATAAGAGTTGGGTGGGGTAAggggtgaagggtcccgggtcCGAACCCAAATGAGAGATTTATTTACTAATACAGTAACAtgtctaacaactaacatttgcctataaaaaaaatagggACCAAATTTACCCCAAAATAATATCTCACCACATAGGGACTTATTTAACCTTTTTTATTTACCAAGTATTTGTGATTTTAAGGTGGAAACACCCGCGTTGCATCTTTCACCTCCATAGTTTCACATACACATGGGTTATGGCTACTCAACACTGCGTGTTTGCATGGTGCAAGTGAGGTTCCAATGCACCAGCACCGGAGCAATTTCACGTTACGCACGTATCGGTCAAATCGAGAATGCTCGTAAGGTGTTCGACGAAACGCCTCACATACACAGAACCACCTCTTCATGGAACGCCATGGTTGCCGCGTACTTTCAAGCCCACCAGCCCCATCAGGCCGTTACTCTCTTCGAGACAACGCCCGAGAAGAACATCGTCTCATGGAACGGCATGGTTTCCGGGTTTGTGAAGAACGGGATGGTTGCCGAAGCGCGGAGGGTGTTCGATGCAATGCCTGTACGTAATGTTGTTTCGTGGACTTCGATGGTTCGCGGTTACGTGCAGGAGGGGAATGTGGAGGAGGCGGAACGGCTCTTCTGGCGGATGCCGGAGAAGAATGTGGTGTCGTGGACTGTGATGCTTGGTGGGTTGTTGAAGGATTCGCGAGTTGAGGATGCGCGCAAGCTGTTTGATATGATGCCTGTGAAGGATGTTGTGGCCGTGACGAATATGATTGGAGGGTATTGTGAGGAGGGTCGTTTGGAGGAAGCGCGTGCTCTGTTTGATGAGATGCCGAAGAGAAATGTGGTTACTTGGACTACTATGGTATCTGGGTATGCGCGGAATAGGAGGGTGGATGTGGCAAGGAAGCTTTTTGAAGTGATGCCGGAGAGAAATGAGGTTTCTTGGACTGCTATGCTTATGGGGTATACTCACAGTGGGAGGATGAGGGAGGCTTCAGAGTTTTTCGATGCAATGCCGGTGAAGCCCGTTGTTGCTTGTAATGAGATGATTATGGGTTTTGGATTTGATGGAGACGTGGATAGAGCTAAGGCGGTGTTTGAGAAAATGAGGGAGAGGGATGATGGAACTTGGAGCGCCATGATTAAGGTGTACGAAAGAAAAGGGTTTGAGTTGGAAGCCCTTGGTTTGTTTGCTCGGATGCAAAGAGAAGGGGCTGCACTAAATTTCCCTTCCTTGATCAGTGTTCTTTCTGTGTGTGCCAGTTTAGCCAGTCTTGATCATGGAAGGCAGGTTCATGCCCGGTTAGTGAGATCTGAATTTGATCAAGATTTATATGTTGCCTCGGCCTTGATTACAATGTATGTTAAGTGCGGTGATCTTGTAAGAGCAAAATGGATTTTTAATAGGTATCCTTTAAAGGATGTTGTTATGTGGAATTCTATGATTACGGGGTATTCCCAACATGGTTTGGGAGAGGAAGCTTTAAATGTTTTCCGTGATATGTGCTTATCTGGGGTTCCACCCGATGATATTTCCTTCATTGGAGTTCTTTCAGCCTGTAGCTACAGTGGCAAGGTCAAAGAAGGGCGTGAAATATTCGAATCTATGAAATGCAAATATCAAGTGGAGCCAGGAATTGAACACTATGCGTGCATGGTTGATTTGCTTGGACGAGCTGGCCAGGTGAATGATGCAGTGGAAATAGTAGAAAAGATGCCAATGGAACCAGATGCTATTGTTTGGGGTTCATTGTTAGGTGCCTGCAGAACCCATATGAAGCTGGATTTGGCTGAAGTTGCAGTTGAGAAACTTGCACAGCTAGAGCCCAAGAATGCTGGGCCTTATGTCTTGCTCTCACATATGTATGCATCCAAAGGAAGATGGGAGGATGTTGAAGTCGTtagggaaaaaataaaaactaggaGTGTTATCAAATTGCCAGGGTACAGTTGGATTGAGGTGGAGAAGAAGGCACATATGTTCGTTGGGGGAGACAATAATTGCCACCCCGAGCAGCCTATTATTATGAAAATGTTGGAGAGGTTAGATGGATTGTTAAGGGATGCTGGGTACAGTCCTGATCATAGTTTTGTGCTTCATGACgtggaggaggaagagaagacACATAGCTTGGGTTATCATAGTGAAAAACTTGCTATAGCATATGGACTCCTAAAAGTGCCTGAAGGGATGCCAATTAGAGTTATGAAAAATTTGCGGGTTTGTGGTGATTGTCATTCTGCAATCAAATTGATTGCAAAAGTTACTGGAAGGGAGATCATTGTGAGGGATGCCAATAGATTTCATCATTTTAAAGATGGTTATTGTTCTTGTAAGGACTATTGGTAATTCCTTGAAACAATCACGTATGGCCACAGATTTGAAAAAACTATTGGCAATTCGGAATAGAGGGTTGCTTATCCATTCCCTGAGCATGATGGGCTGGGATACCTGTAATTTGACAGGCTTTATGGAAGAATCAAACTGAAGTCCTTAATACATTTGACTTTCACATACAAGTTACACAATTGTAAGTTGTAATATATATGAGAGTATTACTTTACTACCGTCAGTGACATTCTTCTAACAGCATCTTACTTTTTTTCAGCCTTAAACATTTGCATAAAAATAGATGGATTAAAAGCATTCACTTCAAAGGAACTGGCACTTGATACCAAGTACTGACAATTTTAGTTGCTCAACTCAACTAAAGCTATCCAAGGAGGTTAGGGAAAGGTTTGTATGGGTATGCAGTGACCCAGATACCAGCTGTGTTTCTGAAGCTTTTGATCAGGATGCACCGATGCAACCTATATCTCATGGTATGTACATCAGTTGCACCAtgatactctttttttttacgGAAACAAGATGATTCATTGAAAAAGATCAGCAAAATATCTGACCAAATACAAGAATTGAAACAAATAGGAATATTATCAAACCAGACCTCATCCACATGTGATTCTGAGTACTTTGCTAAACTATGAGCTACCTTATTTGCATCCCATGACTAAAAGAGATAGAAGTAAAAGCTGGGATCATGTTCCTAATGTCATGAGGAAATCATACTTTGATGTAAGATTAGTAACAAGTTCGACATTTTCAGTTATTTTTCAGAAGGGGGAAACTGTTCCAGCCACACCCTTGACTATTTACACCATACCATTTCCTAAATACCCTCTGCTTGTTTCTTTCCGCAAATCCAAAAGTTACTTCGAGTAGGTTTTAACAAAAATATGCAATTATGAAGTTTTTTACAAAACTGACAATTATGAGACTAATCCACGAGTCTTTATGATTATGTTTCCCAACAAATACTGAATCGTAGTCTAGATGCTTAAGGAACTTAGCTTTCTACCGGTTGTGTTACACGTTAGTCTACCATTAAGGTTtagtttaattatttattttagttcaAATAGTAAAAATTATACAGTATAATGCATTACatttttaataaaatgatgtGATCTACATGAAAATTTTCAATTCAAGATATTCTATGGGTATACTAATACGAGCTGCCGAGGCCGGCAGAAACTGGcagaaataaaactcaaatATGTAAGTGCATGTCTATTCACATAACAACCCACCAtttttttcccaaaaaaaaaagaggttcTCTGCCATAGGCTATTGAGCCCGTGGTTCACTTTGGAATTAGATTATTAAAGTTGTTATTGACTCGGTTTATCACATGTTCATCTAATAAGTTTCAATAATAGATTGTAGTTTTCctttcaaaataataaattgTAATTTTCATGCACAATTCCTTCACATTATTGACATTCATTTATCTTATGCTAGCATACATGCTCAACTGCCCGAGGAGTGCTAATGAAGCTGCTAATTGTCTTGCCGGTTTGGGAACGGATCAAATAATGTGCCTTCATTCGTTGGGAGTCGCCTTCTCctcattttattttcatcttGCTAATCttagcttttttgttttttcttgtaATTTTTCCGATGTACTAAAATAAAAGCTTACGTGCtcacaaataattaaataaattttaatttttatatatatatttaaaatttattttctgaCATGGTACACAACTATTAAATGAATATGTAAGAGAGCTTCACACTTGCATTGTACATATATTAATTCTTTTTACGTAAAATGTGACATAAGTTAAATCTTAAATACTATAACACAACACATTTCaataagtaaaaaaattaactttccgatgtaaaatataaaataaaattactatcACGCAAATTGGTTAAGTAAATACAAAATCACTATTTTTTTAGTCTTCACCAATGTATTCCcacagccgtgagactaatctctcACCCCACAGttagcgcactaagcggtaggggatTGACAAAtaagttttttctattcgcaagagttgggattcgaaccccCAACCACTTACTTAAATGATAAAGTCCTGAACCACTACACTTTACAATACAGTGCAATTGTTATATCTCATGAATCAAATTCAGATTAGTAATTTTCATCATATAAAggattgtcttttttttttcatcggcaaaaaaatacaaaaaaccaCTAGATTTTAAGCTTACGTTATTAGTGTAAAAGGAAAACAATTAAGTCAACTTTGTTCTTGTCAGTTTATGGATATGATTGGCCTGACACGTTATTCCAACTCACCTTTCGTATTATTTGGATTCAAATTTCATAAAATGCATCAAACTATAACAAAAAtcgaaaatgaaagatatatatCAAActatacaaattaaaaaaaaatcaattaaagctATATCAAAAAAtgtttactttaaaaaaaaaatgtttgtaaGTTATATCAAGATGTAGATGTTGTCGATTTAAGATAAACGCAACACCATATGTTTTTTTAGGGTTAATCttctaattggtccctgtggccgtctgaaattagtccctcccgtaaaatctaagtcctcgtgtttgaaaaagtgtgtgtagCAGGTCCTCGTCGGAGAGactaatttccacacactttccaaacacgaggacttagattttacaggagggactaatttcagacggccacacaaccacagggaccaattagaggattaacccttttttttaactttagtattgtaaaataagaaaacaaacatgtatatttttttgaaatgtaaaaAAACATGTAACTTTCACTGACAATAATTTCCAGCAAGTCTAAAACAGAGGTTAACAGGCATTGGTTGAAACCCCCAATCAGGTGACGTCAGCAGAGGGTTTTCTGCGTGCGCATGTCGCTGGTTTTGATCCCCCAAAAATTCCATATACCCTCTTCCCATTCGACCCCAAATCCGAATAATTCCAACTTGCTTCTCCCAAATTTGTCATCTTTCTATTCATCAATCCATTTAGGGTTTCAAAGTCTTCTCCTTTTCCTCTGCAATTTCCCCCCTTTTCGAAACAACAATCACCCAATCATGTATGTCAATTTCACCTTCTGCAATGTTATTCTTTCCAAATTTCAATTCTTTTTCATGTGAATGAATTCTAGGGTTTAATTGGGTTTTTGGGCATTGTTGGTTCATCTTGTATTGGATTGTGTTTTTTATTGTGTATATATATGTAATTGAAATTGGAATgggtattttaattttgaagtttatgcCTTTGACTCTGATAaatgataattattttattattctttATCTGCTGCAGACAGGTTGGCCATGAGGTAGAAACCTTATACCAAATGCTAGCTCATTGCATTTGGGGTGACTTTACAAATTACACTCTTTCTGCAATTTGGTATCAACATGTGTTGTTTCCTGAATTAAGCTGGTAGAATAGAAGCTTATGGGGTTGTAGCTTCTGGGAGTTTTGATTTGGGGCTGGTGGCATAAAGGAAGTACTCCTTCAGATTGAGGGATATGTTGCACATGGCTCCAAATCTGAAGCTAAGGTTATGTGTTCCTTTGATGTTGTTTTTAGTGTTAAGTTTTGTTCTCTTCGGCATTTCGAATGCTGAATTGGAACAACAAGTTTTACATAAGGTTAGAGTTGCTCCGCATAAGGATGTAGGATCCAATGTAATTGGTGGTGCTGGTTTAGAGAATTCCTTTAAGATTGAGAATGCCAATAATTTGAAGGGTGGAAGCAGTAAAGTTTCGGTTTCGACGGTTGCATTGTTTACATTGGCAATGGCAGCTGCCACTGGTTTAGGTGCTGTGCCTTTCTTCTTTGTGGAGCTTGATCCACAATGGGCTGGGCTATGCAATGGAATGGCTGCAGGTGTCATGTTGGCTGCAAGCTTTGATCTAATACAGGAAGGGCAGGAATATGGTGCTGGAAGTTGGGTTGTAACTGGGATTCTAGCTGGTGGAATCTTTATTTTGCTATGTAAGAAGGTGATGATTTTTCTTCCTCTTACCTTCCTCCTTATTGAAGTTACTTGCCTGGCATTGCTGTTTTCTTCAGCAGGGCTTCTATGTAAATGATAAATGTCTTGTTCTTCAATGTTGTTTAGCTTAGACACTAAACTATTGATGAGTAAGCTTCGCCTCCAGAgcaattatttttgaaatataaGTCAAAATTGACAAAGGGTTTTCTTGTTCACATCTCTTGTACAACTTGTCTATATTGATTTCTCAGTGAATTTTCCATCCAACCTACTTAATAAATGTCAGAAAATTTGATGAATTGATCATTTACCAGAACTATATCATTAGTagttctcccccccccccccccatgaTGTAATTTTGTTGCATAAATCCTTAAATTTTGCTTATAGAATGTTCTCATTTATGTCTTTCATGATCTCTTGGGTTTCAGTTTCTTGAGCAGTACGGAGAAGTAAGCATGTTGGATATAAAAGGTGCTGATGCAACCAAAGTTGTTCTTGTTATTGGAATAATGACTCTCCATTCTTTTGGGGAGGGATCTGGGGTTGGAGTCTCCTTTGCTGGCTCGAAGGGTTTCTCTCAAGGCCTGCTGGTAACTTTGGCTATTGCTGTACACAACATACCAGAGGGATTAGCTGTGAGCATGGTACTGGCATCAAGGGGAGTCTCTCCACAGAATGCTATGTTATGGAGCATAATTACATCTTTACCTCAGGTACATCTTAACTTAAGAATTTAATTATCTTACTTTGTCAaggaaaaaatttatttttacttcCATCAGCATATGACTGAAGATTTTCTCTTCTGAATCATATACTAAATCTTTGCTGTCCCATCAGACAGTCATTGTGATAGACCTATCATAAAATGGTTTTATGTTAGAAGAAGGAAAAAGGGGCCGGAAGCTAGCAAGGCCCAATAGGGTCAGTTGGGGGCTGTTAGAGAATTGGCTAGATTGAACGAGTAATCTTTAAATAGTTAGTTAGAGGGACCACTACTTGTACAAGGGTAATATATTTTTGGGTTTAGGCTAAGAATTGGAAGGAAGTCAAGGAGAGTCAAGGTTGTCAGC
This is a stretch of genomic DNA from Lotus japonicus ecotype B-129 chromosome 1, LjGifu_v1.2. It encodes these proteins:
- the LOC130728110 gene encoding pentatricopeptide repeat-containing protein At1g56690, mitochondrial-like: MGYGYSTLRVCMVQVRFQCTSTGAISRYARIGQIENARKVFDETPHIHRTTSSWNAMVAAYFQAHQPHQAVTLFETTPEKNIVSWNGMVSGFVKNGMVAEARRVFDAMPVRNVVSWTSMVRGYVQEGNVEEAERLFWRMPEKNVVSWTVMLGGLLKDSRVEDARKLFDMMPVKDVVAVTNMIGGYCEEGRLEEARALFDEMPKRNVVTWTTMVSGYARNRRVDVARKLFEVMPERNEVSWTAMLMGYTHSGRMREASEFFDAMPVKPVVACNEMIMGFGFDGDVDRAKAVFEKMRERDDGTWSAMIKVYERKGFELEALGLFARMQREGAALNFPSLISVLSVCASLASLDHGRQVHARLVRSEFDQDLYVASALITMYVKCGDLVRAKWIFNRYPLKDVVMWNSMITGYSQHGLGEEALNVFRDMCLSGVPPDDISFIGVLSACSYSGKVKEGREIFESMKCKYQVEPGIEHYACMVDLLGRAGQVNDAVEIVEKMPMEPDAIVWGSLLGACRTHMKLDLAEVAVEKLAQLEPKNAGPYVLLSHMYASKGRWEDVEVVREKIKTRSVIKLPGYSWIEVEKKAHMFVGGDNNCHPEQPIIMKMLERLDGLLRDAGYSPDHSFVLHDVEEEEKTHSLGYHSEKLAIAYGLLKVPEGMPIRVMKNLRVCGDCHSAIKLIAKVTGREIIVRDANRFHHFKDGYCSCKDYW